The Gadus macrocephalus chromosome 9, ASM3116895v1 genomic interval AAGCTGAAACACAGCCTCCATTCTCCACAGCTTGAGGGAGCTTTCGGGTTGAAGCTCATGCCCACCTGCAGCTCTCTGGTGTTGGGCAACTCCGGGTCGTGATCTGCTGGCCGGTCTCCAGGATGTGCAGGCCAGTCAGAGAGGGCGCTAGCCGTTCCCCTGTGACGGAGAGAAAAGTCTCAGTGTGTTTGCCACTGTAACCACAACAAAGCACTCAGAGACGAATCAATCATACGAATGGCTTTACTGTGTTTGCCTCCCGCACACAGTGGGTTACGGAGAAGTGAGTTCCTGTGGTTAGCTACCCTGTGTGTGTACGCTCCGCTGTCTGCGTGGTGACGGCAGCCCCCCCGGGACCCGGTTGGGAGCTCCCGTCTCCTCCTGGTCAGAAGGGAGCGGTCGACGGGACTTGGCGAAGTACAGGGGTGTGGAGGTGTGGCTGAGGCGGTTCTTGTTGCGGCCGTCCTTGTCCATGGGTCTGGACTTGGCCTTCTTGGTCATGGTGCCGGCTGTGGGGAGCGGGCCATCTGCGTCTGGAGGAGGCAGTGGTTCAGCCCGATGAGATATGGCCGCGCAATGAGATTCTATTTGTTCTGCTTCCGCATTCTCTATTGCGTGAAGCGCTCCCCTGGTCAGAGACACAGAGCTGCATCAATCACGCTCTGATCCAGTTGTTTGCTAAGAGCATGCATTGCTTAACAATGTTTCCGTTGGGCCCAGATACACTTATCATAAAACAGATGTCCTGAGCATAATAACCGCATAATAATTCTGATACCGGTAATTGTGAATGCAATATTCAGCAAACGTTGCAATTATCCTCTATGCACCACTAAAACCTCATACCAGAGCATTACAATAAGGCGGGACCATCGAGCTCTCTCACCTATCAGGGACTGGTTTCCTCGGAGCGGGAGAACCGTAGACGATTGGTTGTTCAGTGCTGTGGTAGAACAGCAGGCCTCTGTATCAGATCAAGGCGTAGGAGAGAATGGGAACATGTTACAGTGTTTTTTGTTCTACCATCTGTGTTCCATGCTGTGTGATGTTGCTGGTGGGCCTGGTGAGGACGACCCTCTACCTGGTGAAGCGGTGGAGGGCTGGGATGTGAAGGAACCTCTACGAGAGGAGCCCACTGGAGCTCTGGACCTGGGCAGGTTATTATAGTAGAGTGTATATTTAATGACATGGCGACTTGAGACATACTGGCTATTTAATGTGTCGATtgacgccttgttcacactacatgcttCCGTCGTCGGATggccgagggcgtgtctgacgtataggggactagtcttgtagacgcatactgcagccaatcaaatcgcctCCCTCTACAGGTGACTAAAAACAATCTTATtattccacatttctttaaaaatatataacggccagatttttcctgcttcttcctgcttgttattgcaaaatggatccaggaaACGCCTGGAGTTTATTTGGCCaacgctgcctgaaaagttgaacatttctcaactttttgacgaaGACCACGGAGCCGAaaggacggacggacccacaatgcatttcgcgagcgccccatgcaaagtcaatgagatccgtcgacggaccgaggtagtgtgaacaagaCTTGAGTGTACAGTATGATATATTATTCAATTTCAATTTtgcttatttattaattaattaaaatagttaaaaaaatacaatgtacTGTGTGACCACATATTTGACAAACAAGGGAATTAACAATGTTCAATGAAATCGAACAATTAGCTCATATACCATATTAGAGTACACATAGGCAACAGAATAAACAGATACGGTATATAAAGATACCGGAGATAGGAGAATAATCATTGTGCAGTAGTAGATATGAACCGAGGACAAAGACATAGTCCAAGGGGAAGAGCAAAGGTCTGGGAAGGCCTAccagagaggacagacaggaggacagaagGTGACAGTGGCAGTGAGGACGGGCATCCAAGAGACGTAGAAAACACAGGGGGAAGGGAGGCTGCGACAGGCAGGGCAGAAGAAAAGAAGTGAAAGAGTGCAGACTCAGGAAGGACACGGCAGAAGGATGTGTGATTGGGTGAAAGACTCTTGAGAATAAAGTAGGGGCGCCATACCCATCCTTCTCACTGACGGCTCCTTTGTGGTGGAGAGTGAGGACGTACAGCACGGACATGGAAATAACACTGAAACCAAAATCAAACAATCAACCAATTACTCAATTTATCTGCCAATCATCATTGCATTGACAAAAACAGCTCCGCACGGCTGAGTCCCTCATGTCTGGGTGCTTGTGTTCCTCCTCCTATACATCGCCTCAGACTGACCTGAAGGCCATGACCACGACCAGAGCCAGGATGGTGCCCTGCATGATCTTCTGGCTGATGCAGCCCGGATCTGGGGGTGGGGTCTGCAACGAGACAGGCAAACCCAGAGGgtcacattattattattatttatttatttgattaggacattgcacattaatcaacatgtcagccagagcatcaatataaatatgccgGAGTTAGCTTAGTTGCTAATTTACATCCGTTGTCCTAAGGCAACATGAcgttaaggcccaatcccatttctaccccttaccccttccccttccccttccccttccccttacccctcccccttgttttgaaggggtaaggggaaggggtaaggggtaggaatgggattgggcctaaggctgCCTCCCTGCTGGCTTCTACTGATGATGAGTCAGAGCGTGCTTCTACCCACCTTGGTCCCGGGTTTGACCGGCTTCTTCTTCAGAGGCCCGCTGCCGTTCCTGCTAAAGTAGCTActtgattggctgcaggtaaGAGGAGGGAATATGAAATAGAATATTGAATATCCAATCATCTTCAGTTGTGAGAATGTATTGAAACATATTATTAATTCATCTGTGTATCATGCTTATAGTGGTTCCTTTGAGTGTCTCTAGATGGACttatggatagatagatagatagatagatagatagatagatagatagatagatagatagatagatagatagatagatagatagatagatagatagatagatagatagatagatagatagatagatagatagatagatagatagatagattgatagattgatagattgatagatagatagatagatagatagatagatagatagatagatagatagatagatagatagatagatagagagatagagagagagagagagagagagagagagagagagagagagagagagagatggatggatggatggatgaatggatggatggatggatggatggataggcaggcagacagacagacagacagacagacagacagacagacagacagacagacagacagacagacagacagacagacagacagacagacagacagacagacagacagacagacagacagacagacagacagactacaaaaaaaaaactacaaaaaaactacAGAATTTTAATTGAAATACAAGTTGGCAGAACTCCAAAAAAGTTTGCCAAAGCCGTGATGCACTGCTTCTCCGTCATATCCCTAATGTGGCAGCAACCACAACCAAATCCTTACCTGAACGTATCTATCCCTCATCTCACCCTGATAGGGATGGTTCTTAACACGCCCGTTGGGATGACTTCAGCTACCGCAACACACCCGTCCATCGGGTACAGTCCTGGTAGCTTCTACCTCCCTGTCTCACCTGACGCTGCCCTGTCTCACCTGACGCTGCCCTGTCTCACCTGACGGTGCCCTGTCTCACCTGACGGTGCCCTGTCTCACCTGACGGTGCCCCTGTCTCACCTGACGGTGCCCTGCCTCACCTGATGCTGCCCTGTCTCACCTGATGCTGCCCTGTCTCACCTGACGGTGCCCTGTCTCACCTGACGGTGCCCTGTCTCACCTGACGCTGCCCTGTCTCACCTGATGCTGCCCTGTCTCACCTGACGGTGCCCTGTCTCACCTGACGGTGCCCTGTCTCACCTGACGGTGCCCCTGTCTCACCTGACGGTGCCCCTGTCTCACCTGACGGTGCCCTGCCTCACCTGATGCTGCCCTGTCTCACCTGACGGTGCCCTGTCTCACCTGACGGTGCCCTGTCTCACCTGACGGTACCCTGCCTCACCTGATGGTGCCCTGTCTCACCTGACGGTGCCCTGTCTCACCTGATGGTGCCCTGTCTCACCTGATGCTGCCCTGTCTCACCTGACGGTGCCCTGTCTCACCTGACGGTGCCCTGTCTCACCTGACGGTGCCCTGTCTCACCTGACAGTGCCCTGTCTCACCTGATGGTGCCCCCGCTCACGGTGCTCTTCATGCTGTCCAGGCGCCGCAGCTTGGCCAGCTTGCGGCTCCAGCGCTCCAGCTCGTCGATGCGGGTCTCCAGGTTGTCCGTCAGCTTGCACAGCTCCTTCACCGCCCCCACGTTCTCCATGAAGATACGCTCCTAGGGGGGAGAGGTCATCACAGCACGTCAGGGTCTACGgtaggtgtgtgcttgtgtgtttgttcctgctAACAGTTTAATACAATGATCCATTTCCTCCTACCTCCTTATAAAGACACATTTTTGACCAGTGCATGttttcttcgtgtgtgtgtgtgtgtgtgtgtgtgtgtgtgtgtgtgtgtgtgtgtgtgtgtgtgtgtgtgtgtgtgtgtgtgtgtgtgcgtgtgtgggtgtgtgtgtgtgtgtgtgtgtgtgtgtgtgtgtgtgtgtgtgtgtgtatgtgtgtgtgtgagtgtatgcgtgagtgcgtttgcgtgtgcgtgcctgcgtgtgcgtgcctgcgtgtgcgtgcctgcgtgtgtacacgtgtgtttCCCTCACCTTATTAACCATCAATATCTTTGGAATGGTTTCTCCGTTGGTGCACACCACATCCCCCGCCTCCTTCACCGCCTCGGGTAAGATCTTCTGCACCTCCTGGGCGATGACTCCTACATTAGGGGAGAACACATTACAACAAGAATTCAGCAcaacaagaaataaaatgaatgGGAACTGTATTAAGGCCAAGAATCTTCTCTCCCTTATGCTATGTTCACAAATTAAAGGAAAAAATGAACATTCCAGTAAGTAGAATGATGTTAGATGGTGTGATAGAGTGTTACAGTTTTGTCAAAACTACACAAATTCAtctcaaaacatttttttccaccaaaca includes:
- the myrf gene encoding myelin regulatory factor isoform X2 is translated as MRLVQFQYKPEFAATVGIDTTKQTGVIAQEVQKILPEAVKEAGDVVCTNGETIPKILMVNKERIFMENVGAVKELCKLTDNLETRIDELERWSRKLAKLRRLDSMKSTVSGGTISQSSSYFSRNGSGPLKKKPVKPGTKTPPPDPGCISQKIMQGTILALVVVMAFSVISMSVLYVLTLHHKGAVSEKDGLPSPCVFYVSWMPVLTATVTFCPPVCPLWSRAPVGSSRRGSFTSQPSTASPALNNQSSTVLPLRGNQSLIDADGPLPTAGTMTKKAKSRPMDKDGRNKNRLSHTSTPLYFAKSRRPLPSDQEETGAPNRVPGGLPSPRRQRSVHTQGERLAPSLTGLHILETGQQITTRSCPTPESCSYTISLHGKRNSSMSQITLHMTSNQSVWVQQCGYARGQLCPDHNETRLYTGKSASTRGILHLRSVPALPSQDVIHHFRVTLSSDVGCSSKEENKTTALYSDYYFLIQSSCQ
- the myrf gene encoding myelin regulatory factor isoform X1 gives rise to the protein MRLVQFQYKPEFAATVGIDTTKQTGVIAQEVQKILPEAVKEAGDVVCTNGETIPKILMVNKERIFMENVGAVKELCKLTDNLETRIDELERWSRKLAKLRRLDSMKSTVSGGTISQSSSYFSRNGSGPLKKKPVKPGTKTPPPDPGCISQKIMQGTILALVVVMAFSVISMSVLYVLTLHHKGAVSEKDGLPSPCVFYVSWMPVLTATVTFCPPVCPLWSRAPVGSSRRGSFTSQPSTASPEACCSTTALNNQSSTVLPLRGNQSLIDADGPLPTAGTMTKKAKSRPMDKDGRNKNRLSHTSTPLYFAKSRRPLPSDQEETGAPNRVPGGLPSPRRQRSVHTQGERLAPSLTGLHILETGQQITTRSCPTPESCSYTISLHGKRNSSMSQITLHMTSNQSVWVQQCGYARGQLCPDHNETRLYTGKSASTRGILHLRSVPALPSQDVIHHFRVTLSSDVGCSSKEENKTTALYSDYYFLIQSSCQ
- the myrf gene encoding myelin regulatory factor isoform X4 — its product is MRLVQFQYKPEFAATVGIDTTKQTGVIAQEVQKILPEAVKEAGDVVCTNGETIPKILMVNKERIFMENVGAVKELCKLTDNLETRIDELERWSRKLAKLRRLDSMKSTVSGGTISQSSSYFSRNGSGPLKKKPVKPGTKTPPPDPGCISQKIMQGTILALVVVMAFSVISMSVLYVLTLHHKGAVSEKDGSRAPVGSSRRGSFTSQPSTASPALNNQSSTVLPLRGNQSLIDADGPLPTAGTMTKKAKSRPMDKDGRNKNRLSHTSTPLYFAKSRRPLPSDQEETGAPNRVPGGLPSPRRQRSVHTQGERLAPSLTGLHILETGQQITTRSCPTPESCSYTISLHGKRNSSMSQITLHMTSNQSVWVQQCGYARGQLCPDHNETRLYTGKSASTRGILHLRSVPALPSQDVIHHFRVTLSSDVGCSSKEENKTTALYSDYYFLIQSSCQ
- the myrf gene encoding myelin regulatory factor isoform X3: MRLVQFQYKPEFAATVGIDTTKQTGVIAQEVQKILPEAVKEAGDVVCTNGETIPKILMVNKERIFMENVGAVKELCKLTDNLETRIDELERWSRKLAKLRRLDSMKSTVSGGTISQSSSYFSRNGSGPLKKKPVKPGTKTPPPDPGCISQKIMQGTILALVVVMAFSVISMSVLYVLTLHHKGAVSEKDGSRAPVGSSRRGSFTSQPSTASPEACCSTTALNNQSSTVLPLRGNQSLIDADGPLPTAGTMTKKAKSRPMDKDGRNKNRLSHTSTPLYFAKSRRPLPSDQEETGAPNRVPGGLPSPRRQRSVHTQGERLAPSLTGLHILETGQQITTRSCPTPESCSYTISLHGKRNSSMSQITLHMTSNQSVWVQQCGYARGQLCPDHNETRLYTGKSASTRGILHLRSVPALPSQDVIHHFRVTLSSDVGCSSKEENKTTALYSDYYFLIQSSCQ